The following proteins are co-located in the Dietzia timorensis genome:
- a CDS encoding HPr family phosphocarrier protein, whose product MASKTVIVASAEGLHARPAGLIAEAAEKYDTDIELSTAGEDPVDAASSMMIMALGAEKGVEVTVTSDDDAAVEEIAKLLETDLDA is encoded by the coding sequence ATGGCAAGCAAGACCGTCATCGTCGCCTCCGCGGAGGGGCTGCACGCCCGCCCCGCAGGGCTCATTGCCGAAGCGGCCGAGAAGTACGACACGGATATCGAGCTCAGCACCGCGGGAGAAGATCCCGTCGACGCCGCCTCGTCGATGATGATCATGGCGCTTGGCGCGGAGAAAGGCGTCGAAGTAACGGTGACCAGCGACGACGACGCCGCAGTCGAGGAAATCGCGAAGCTCCTCGAAACCGATCTCGACGCATAG
- a CDS encoding 1-phosphofructokinase family hexose kinase: protein MIVTLTMNPSVDRTADVAGPLERGGVNRLSDITDVAGGKGINVARVLSEAAPKYALPEVLAVAPSSHSDPFAAMLGGAQIPHELVPVADPVRVNLTVTEPDGTTTKLNAPGAELGDTARNSLVDTVVTAAQRSPSPWAALCGSLPRGCPPDFYLEATTALHDVGVPVALDTSDAPLETLGAAMRAGSRESSFLPDLIKPNGLELGQLLGIDGSVLESGSEAGDFGPVADAARELVDVGVGAVLVTLGGAGALLATPDGVWSASPPDIAVRSTVGAGDSSLAGYLLAAHLELDPPERLRWSVAHGSVAASLPGTGLPHALDMDRAPHIDVISH from the coding sequence ATGATCGTCACACTCACCATGAACCCGTCGGTAGATCGCACGGCCGACGTCGCAGGTCCGCTCGAACGCGGCGGCGTCAACAGACTCTCCGATATCACCGATGTCGCCGGGGGCAAGGGCATCAACGTCGCGCGGGTGCTGAGCGAAGCGGCGCCGAAGTATGCGCTGCCCGAAGTACTCGCCGTCGCCCCGTCGTCACACTCGGATCCCTTTGCCGCCATGCTCGGCGGCGCGCAGATCCCCCACGAGCTGGTCCCGGTGGCGGATCCGGTGCGGGTCAACCTCACCGTCACCGAGCCGGACGGAACGACCACCAAACTCAACGCGCCGGGCGCCGAGCTGGGCGACACCGCGCGTAATTCCCTCGTCGACACCGTCGTCACCGCGGCGCAGCGCTCCCCCTCGCCGTGGGCCGCGTTGTGCGGCTCCCTCCCCCGCGGATGCCCGCCGGATTTCTATCTGGAGGCCACCACCGCGCTACATGACGTCGGAGTGCCGGTCGCATTGGACACCTCGGATGCGCCGCTCGAGACTCTCGGCGCCGCGATGCGCGCCGGCTCGCGGGAGAGCAGCTTCCTCCCGGATCTGATCAAACCCAACGGTCTCGAACTCGGCCAACTGCTCGGCATCGATGGTTCGGTGCTCGAGTCGGGCTCAGAAGCCGGCGATTTCGGGCCGGTGGCGGATGCCGCGAGGGAACTCGTCGACGTCGGCGTCGGTGCGGTGCTGGTCACGCTCGGAGGGGCAGGCGCGCTACTCGCGACGCCCGACGGAGTGTGGTCGGCGAGCCCGCCGGATATCGCGGTGCGCTCCACCGTCGGCGCCGGAGACTCCTCGCTCGCGGGCTATCTCCTCGCAGCGCACCTGGAGCTCGACCCGCCGGAGCGTTTGCGCTGGTCCGTCGCCCATGGCTCCGTGGCCGCCTCGCTTCCCGGAACAGGACTGCCGCACGCCCTGGACATGGACCGGGCCCCGCACATCGACGTCATATCCCACTAA
- a CDS encoding alpha/beta hydrolase family protein has product MDTTRTRINRHRFKAMGAIACSVTLLAACTSGSEPETESSASSGDPSSVSTQPTVSENVEADADIVADRDEPEKTRVQYPTEGEGDPNQNWGDLYLPAGQHKEDSIPLVVLIHGGSWASQLGAEVMNTYAEDLVDRGMAVYNIEYRRVDSGGGWPTTFSDVASALDYVVDLNEKHPEFTIDDELVVGHSAGAQLAMWAGTRHSLSQDEVGNDPKFRPKRVVSLAGPLDMIYAAQHGDDRIVKVLGGTPEEIPDRYESVDPIQNIDPSIPVVAIHGTNDTMVSPENSMRYIDAVEEADGIGDLVMADGDDHVSLVSGDSRHYQKILDIITDASGKTIDELDDLYSN; this is encoded by the coding sequence ATGGACACAACGAGGACGCGCATCAACCGACACCGGTTCAAGGCAATGGGAGCAATCGCGTGCAGCGTCACGCTGCTGGCCGCATGCACGTCTGGTTCCGAACCGGAAACCGAGTCCTCGGCGTCGTCTGGCGATCCCTCGTCGGTGTCGACCCAACCGACGGTGTCCGAGAATGTCGAAGCCGACGCGGACATCGTCGCCGACAGGGACGAACCCGAGAAGACAAGGGTCCAGTACCCCACCGAGGGCGAAGGCGATCCGAACCAGAACTGGGGCGACCTCTACCTCCCCGCCGGCCAACACAAAGAGGATTCGATTCCTCTTGTCGTGCTGATCCACGGCGGCTCGTGGGCCTCGCAGCTCGGCGCCGAGGTGATGAATACCTACGCCGAGGACCTTGTCGATCGCGGAATGGCCGTGTACAACATCGAGTATCGCCGCGTAGATTCCGGTGGCGGTTGGCCGACCACATTTAGCGATGTCGCGAGCGCGCTCGATTACGTGGTCGATCTCAACGAAAAACACCCAGAGTTCACCATCGACGACGAGCTCGTCGTCGGCCACAGCGCGGGAGCACAATTGGCGATGTGGGCGGGGACTCGACATTCGTTGAGCCAAGACGAGGTGGGTAACGATCCGAAGTTCAGGCCCAAGCGGGTCGTGTCCCTCGCCGGGCCGCTGGACATGATCTACGCCGCTCAGCATGGCGATGACCGGATCGTCAAGGTTCTCGGCGGGACGCCCGAGGAGATCCCCGACCGCTACGAGTCGGTCGATCCGATCCAGAACATCGATCCCTCGATCCCCGTGGTGGCTATCCACGGCACGAACGACACCATGGTCTCGCCGGAGAACTCTATGCGCTACATCGACGCGGTTGAGGAGGCAGACGGCATCGGCGACCTGGTCATGGCCGACGGAGACGATCATGTCTCACTGGTCAGCGGCGATTCGCGTCACTACCAGAAGATTCTCGACATCATCACCGACGCTTCGGGAAAGACCATCGATGAGTTGGACGACCTCTACTCGAACTAG
- a CDS encoding DeoR/GlpR family DNA-binding transcription regulator: MKSIASAVVPRSPKGSYRMYSRQRQQLITQRVGTQGSVSVADLAEHFDVSPETIRRDLAALEGAGQLERTHGGAVAPSGHAERSLAARTQEHRSAKTAIARLAAEYLPSSGGSIIIDAGSTTAHLVARMPVSTLTGRGALSVYTDSAPIAAELASANTSQLYLFGGMVRGITGALVGSNTVDTIRKTRVDVAFIGTNGISAERGLTTPDPAEAAVKSAMVASARKVVVLADESKYSVDHVVQFASLGSVDVLVGNAPPPSSLASALDTADVEVVFP; encoded by the coding sequence ATGAAGTCCATCGCCTCGGCGGTGGTCCCCCGCTCACCGAAAGGGTCGTACCGCATGTACTCGCGGCAGCGTCAGCAGCTCATCACCCAGCGCGTCGGCACGCAGGGATCCGTGAGCGTTGCCGATCTCGCGGAGCATTTCGATGTCAGCCCCGAAACCATTCGCCGGGACCTCGCGGCACTCGAAGGGGCGGGCCAACTCGAGCGCACCCACGGCGGCGCCGTCGCACCCTCGGGGCACGCAGAACGTAGCCTGGCCGCCCGTACCCAGGAGCATCGCTCCGCCAAGACTGCCATCGCTCGACTCGCCGCCGAATATCTGCCCTCATCCGGCGGGTCCATCATCATCGATGCCGGCTCGACCACGGCGCATCTGGTCGCCCGCATGCCAGTGTCCACACTCACAGGTCGTGGGGCGCTCAGCGTCTACACCGATTCCGCGCCGATCGCCGCCGAGCTCGCCAGCGCAAACACTTCCCAGCTCTATCTCTTCGGTGGGATGGTCCGCGGCATCACGGGCGCCCTCGTCGGTTCGAACACTGTCGACACGATCCGAAAGACACGTGTGGACGTCGCCTTCATCGGCACCAATGGGATCTCGGCCGAGCGCGGGCTGACCACGCCGGACCCTGCCGAGGCTGCGGTCAAGTCCGCCATGGTCGCTTCGGCCCGGAAAGTCGTTGTGCTCGCCGACGAGTCGAAGTACTCGGTCGATCACGTCGTCCAATTTGCCTCGCTGGGCAGCGTCGACGTGCTGGTCGGCAATGCGCCACCGCCGTCGTCACTCGCAAGCGCTTTGGACACTGCAGATGTAGAGGTGGTTTTCCCATGA
- a CDS encoding PTS fructose transporter subunit IIABC — protein sequence MTDTPLIETGTVRLDADLGDNKEGVLRTLAGAFVDTGRANDLDGAVEALLAREEKAATGMKGGFAIPHCKSAAIDTPSLAFARLSNPVDFGAADGPADLVFMLGAPDGEGKAHLKMLSKLARSLVRKDFVESLRQVETDSEAVKIILDAVEDKPKSDGGSGSEDTAAAGAAGAAGAATVGAGAAAAGASASAGIDDSGSAKVDDAVRIVAVTSCATGIAHTYMAADALTQTAKDKGIDFAVEPQGSSGTTPLTAEQIDKADAVIFATDVGVRDKGRFAGKPVVEGPVKRGIDAPEKMLDDAVKAARDPNATRVKAASGSGEESASGGGKGEHWARTLQRGVMSGVSYMIPFVAAGGLLMALGFLFGGYDMAGVYQDIVTTYSLTDLPPQLFTDGEGLVAAGASGAEALDRTGMMLYMGVVFFAIGQAAMSFMIPVLSGYIAMGIADRPGLAPGFVGGAISLTLDAGFLGALITGILAGFLMRWMSSWSVPSWLRGLMPVVLFPLLGSLIIGLVMFLLLGQPIAWLMETLTDGLSSMSGSSAILLGLILGLMMCFDLGGPVNKAAYVFATAGLVVDEPSTLRIMAAVMAAGMVPPIALSIATFVRKHLFTPAERENGRAAWLLGLSFISEGAIPFAAADPLRVIPSMMLGGATTGALSMAFSVESYAPHGGIFVIFAIHPIWGYFVSILAGVVVSTIAVVIAKSIGNRVETVSKAESASHASGTVVA from the coding sequence ATGACTGACACACCACTCATCGAGACGGGCACAGTCCGCCTCGATGCGGATCTCGGAGACAACAAGGAGGGGGTCCTCCGAACGCTCGCCGGCGCCTTCGTCGACACCGGGCGCGCGAACGACCTCGACGGTGCCGTGGAGGCGCTGCTGGCGCGTGAGGAGAAGGCTGCCACGGGCATGAAGGGCGGTTTCGCGATCCCGCACTGCAAGTCCGCGGCCATCGACACCCCGAGCCTCGCTTTCGCGCGGCTGTCCAACCCGGTGGACTTCGGCGCTGCCGACGGCCCCGCCGATCTCGTGTTCATGCTCGGCGCGCCCGATGGCGAGGGCAAGGCGCACCTCAAGATGCTGTCCAAGCTTGCCCGCAGCCTCGTGCGCAAGGACTTCGTCGAGTCCCTCCGGCAGGTGGAAACCGATTCCGAGGCCGTGAAGATCATCCTTGACGCCGTCGAGGACAAGCCGAAGTCCGATGGAGGCTCGGGAAGCGAAGACACCGCGGCCGCAGGCGCGGCCGGAGCGGCAGGCGCAGCCACAGTGGGCGCTGGTGCGGCCGCAGCGGGAGCATCCGCATCCGCAGGCATCGACGATAGTGGCTCCGCGAAGGTTGACGACGCCGTGCGGATCGTCGCGGTGACGTCCTGCGCCACCGGCATCGCCCACACCTACATGGCGGCGGACGCGCTGACCCAGACGGCCAAGGACAAAGGCATCGACTTCGCGGTCGAGCCGCAGGGCTCCTCGGGAACGACGCCGTTGACCGCCGAGCAGATCGACAAGGCCGACGCGGTCATCTTCGCCACCGACGTCGGAGTGCGAGACAAGGGCCGGTTCGCCGGAAAGCCGGTCGTCGAAGGACCGGTCAAGCGCGGGATCGACGCCCCGGAGAAGATGCTCGACGATGCGGTGAAGGCCGCACGAGATCCGAACGCGACCCGGGTCAAGGCGGCCTCGGGATCGGGCGAGGAATCGGCGTCCGGCGGCGGCAAGGGCGAGCACTGGGCCCGCACCCTCCAGCGCGGTGTGATGAGCGGCGTCAGCTACATGATCCCGTTCGTCGCGGCCGGCGGCCTCCTCATGGCGCTCGGCTTTCTGTTCGGCGGCTACGACATGGCCGGCGTCTACCAGGACATCGTTACCACCTACTCGCTCACCGATCTCCCGCCCCAGCTCTTTACTGACGGCGAAGGGCTCGTCGCCGCCGGCGCGTCCGGCGCGGAGGCACTCGATCGCACCGGAATGATGCTGTACATGGGCGTGGTGTTCTTCGCCATCGGCCAGGCAGCAATGTCGTTCATGATTCCGGTGCTGTCCGGCTACATCGCGATGGGCATCGCCGACCGCCCCGGGCTCGCCCCCGGTTTCGTCGGCGGCGCGATATCGCTGACACTCGACGCCGGTTTCCTTGGCGCGCTCATCACCGGCATTCTCGCCGGCTTCCTCATGCGCTGGATGAGCTCGTGGAGTGTGCCGTCCTGGCTGCGCGGCCTTATGCCTGTCGTGCTGTTCCCGCTCCTCGGTTCGCTCATTATCGGGCTCGTGATGTTCCTTCTGCTCGGCCAGCCCATCGCTTGGCTGATGGAGACGCTCACCGACGGACTGTCGAGCATGTCCGGTTCCTCGGCGATTCTCCTCGGGCTCATCCTCGGCCTAATGATGTGCTTCGACCTGGGCGGCCCGGTGAACAAGGCGGCGTACGTCTTCGCCACCGCCGGGCTCGTCGTCGACGAACCTTCGACGCTGCGCATCATGGCCGCCGTCATGGCAGCAGGCATGGTCCCGCCGATCGCGTTGTCGATCGCCACGTTCGTGCGTAAGCATCTGTTCACCCCGGCGGAACGCGAGAACGGCCGCGCAGCGTGGTTGCTCGGCCTGTCGTTCATCTCCGAAGGCGCCATCCCTTTCGCGGCAGCCGATCCGCTCCGAGTCATCCCGTCGATGATGCTCGGCGGTGCCACGACGGGCGCGTTGAGTATGGCATTCTCCGTCGAGTCCTACGCCCCGCACGGCGGCATCTTCGTGATCTTCGCGATCCATCCGATCTGGGGTTACTTCGTATCCATCCTCGCCGGAGTCGTCGTGTCCACGATCGCCGTCGTCATCGCCAAGTCCATCGGTAATCGAGTCGAAACCGTGAGCAAGGCAGAGTCGGCGTCCCACGCCAGCGGAACCGTCGTCGCCTAA
- a CDS encoding glycine--tRNA ligase, whose protein sequence is MATKIDTIVNLCKRRGLVFPCGEIYGGTRSAWDYGPLGVELKDNIKRQWWKTIVQGRDDVVGLDSSVILPRQVWEASGHVEVFSDPLVESLYTHKRFRADHLLEAYEEKHGHPPENGLADIKDPDTGQPGNWTEPREFSGLMKTYLGPVDDKEGLHYLRPETAQGIFVNFHNVLTTARRKPPFGIGQIGKSFRNEITPGNFIFRTREFEQMEMEFFVKPGEDEEWHQYWIDQRLNWYIELGIDPENLRLFEHPQEKLSHYSKRTVDVEYAFHFAGSKWGELEGVANRTDYDLSTHSKASGEDLSYFDQASGERYTPYVIEPAAGLTRSFMAFLMDAYTEDEAPNSKGGVDKRTVLKLDRRLAPVKAAVLPLSRHENLSPKARDLANQLRKNWNVDFDDAQAIGRRYRRQDEIGTPFCITVDFDTLDDQAVTIRERDTMAQERIAIDQVERYLAERLIGC, encoded by the coding sequence GTGGCAACCAAGATCGATACCATCGTCAACCTGTGTAAGCGTCGTGGACTCGTCTTCCCCTGCGGCGAGATCTACGGCGGCACGCGGTCGGCATGGGATTACGGGCCACTGGGCGTCGAGCTCAAGGACAACATCAAGCGCCAGTGGTGGAAGACGATCGTCCAGGGCCGCGACGATGTCGTCGGTCTCGATTCATCGGTGATCCTGCCGCGCCAGGTCTGGGAGGCTTCCGGGCACGTCGAGGTGTTCTCCGACCCGCTCGTGGAGAGCCTGTACACGCACAAGCGTTTCCGCGCCGACCACCTACTCGAGGCCTACGAGGAGAAGCACGGCCATCCGCCGGAGAACGGCCTCGCGGACATCAAGGACCCCGATACCGGGCAGCCCGGCAACTGGACCGAGCCGCGCGAGTTCTCGGGGTTGATGAAGACCTACCTCGGGCCCGTGGACGACAAGGAGGGCCTGCACTACCTCCGCCCGGAGACGGCGCAGGGCATCTTCGTCAACTTCCACAACGTGCTCACCACCGCGCGCCGTAAGCCGCCGTTCGGTATCGGCCAGATCGGCAAGAGCTTCCGCAACGAGATCACCCCAGGCAACTTCATCTTCCGCACCCGTGAGTTCGAGCAGATGGAGATGGAATTCTTCGTCAAGCCCGGCGAGGACGAGGAGTGGCACCAGTACTGGATCGACCAGCGCCTTAACTGGTACATCGAGCTGGGCATCGATCCGGAGAACCTGCGGTTGTTCGAGCACCCGCAGGAGAAGCTGTCGCACTACTCCAAGCGCACCGTCGACGTGGAATATGCCTTCCACTTCGCCGGCTCCAAGTGGGGCGAGCTCGAGGGCGTCGCCAACCGCACCGACTACGACCTGTCGACGCACTCGAAGGCGTCGGGCGAGGACCTGTCGTACTTCGACCAGGCCTCCGGCGAGCGCTACACCCCGTACGTCATCGAGCCCGCGGCAGGTCTCACACGCTCGTTCATGGCGTTCCTCATGGACGCCTACACCGAGGACGAGGCGCCGAACTCCAAGGGCGGGGTCGACAAACGCACCGTGCTGAAGTTGGATCGTCGCCTCGCGCCGGTCAAGGCCGCGGTGCTGCCGCTCTCTCGCCACGAGAACCTGTCGCCGAAGGCGCGGGATCTCGCGAACCAGTTGCGCAAGAACTGGAACGTCGATTTCGACGATGCCCAGGCCATCGGCCGCCGTTACCGTCGCCAGGACGAGATCGGCACGCCGTTCTGCATCACCGTCGACTTCGACACCCTCGACGACCAGGCCGTCACCATCCGCGAGCGCGACACCATGGCGCAGGAGCGCATTGCTATCGATCAGGTCGAGCGGTACCTCGCCGAGCGCCTCATCGGCTGCTAG
- a CDS encoding deoxyguanosinetriphosphate triphosphohydrolase, with product MSEKAGGGSVSGADAIPQCAEYSEADHARMVPEPPATRRTEFERDRARVLHSAALRRLADKTQVVGPGDGDIPRTRLTHSLEVAQIARSIGSGLGADMDLCDLAGLSHDIGHPPYGHNGETALAEVAEGCGGFEGNAQTVRILTRIEPKVLSRGGDPSSSVGLNLSRAALDAATKYPWTPKEGTSKYGAYPEDAEILAWIREGAPGERRSLEAQIMDYSDDVAYSVHDVEDAILAGRLDMSILDDDNEVAALAALGASHFSDADAASLEAAAARLASSSDVIKLKPYAPTFEGLVALKAFTSGMVGRFVGPAIEATRAEFGEHSHHRYSADLIAPADVIAEVVLLKTMAVRYVMLDPGHRVRQDRQRDRIHRVAEYLSGSAPASLDPALVPAWEHAESEQGRLRVVVDQIALYTESRLERIDRQIAGVSAAWG from the coding sequence ATGAGTGAGAAAGCAGGCGGTGGATCAGTGAGCGGTGCGGACGCGATTCCCCAGTGCGCCGAATACAGTGAGGCGGACCATGCCCGCATGGTGCCCGAGCCTCCCGCCACGCGGCGTACCGAGTTCGAACGCGACCGCGCCCGCGTCCTCCACTCGGCCGCGCTGCGCCGGCTCGCGGACAAGACCCAGGTCGTCGGCCCCGGTGACGGGGACATACCGCGCACCCGGCTCACCCATTCCCTCGAGGTAGCGCAGATCGCCCGCTCCATCGGCTCCGGACTTGGCGCCGACATGGACTTGTGCGACCTCGCCGGGCTGTCCCACGACATCGGCCACCCTCCGTACGGGCACAACGGGGAGACCGCTCTCGCCGAGGTGGCAGAGGGCTGCGGCGGATTCGAGGGCAACGCGCAGACGGTGCGCATCCTCACCCGCATCGAACCCAAGGTCCTCTCCCGGGGCGGCGATCCTTCGAGCTCCGTCGGGCTCAACCTCTCTCGGGCCGCTCTCGACGCCGCCACGAAGTACCCGTGGACGCCGAAGGAAGGCACCTCCAAGTACGGCGCCTACCCCGAGGACGCCGAGATACTCGCGTGGATCCGGGAGGGCGCGCCGGGGGAGAGGCGATCCCTTGAAGCGCAGATCATGGACTATTCGGACGACGTCGCCTACTCGGTGCACGACGTCGAGGATGCGATCCTTGCCGGGCGCCTGGACATGAGCATCCTCGACGACGACAACGAGGTGGCCGCGCTGGCCGCGCTCGGCGCCTCCCACTTCTCGGACGCGGACGCCGCGTCGCTGGAGGCCGCGGCGGCGCGGCTTGCGAGCAGCTCCGACGTCATCAAGCTGAAGCCCTATGCCCCGACCTTCGAAGGTCTTGTGGCCCTGAAGGCGTTCACCTCGGGGATGGTCGGGCGGTTCGTGGGGCCGGCGATCGAGGCCACCCGCGCCGAATTCGGCGAGCACTCCCACCACAGATACAGCGCCGACCTGATCGCTCCCGCGGATGTCATCGCCGAGGTCGTGCTGCTCAAGACGATGGCCGTGCGGTACGTGATGCTCGACCCCGGGCATCGTGTGCGTCAGGATCGCCAACGCGATCGCATCCACCGCGTGGCCGAGTATCTTTCGGGTTCGGCACCCGCAAGCCTTGATCCGGCGCTCGTGCCCGCCTGGGAGCATGCAGAATCCGAGCAAGGAAGACTACGCGTCGTGGTCGACCAGATCGCGCTGTACACCGAATCCAGGCTGGAGCGGATCGACCGGCAGATCGCCGGTGTCTCCGCGGCCTGGGGTTAG